From Cellulomonas oligotrophica, a single genomic window includes:
- the arsM gene encoding arsenite methyltransferase gives MDDIREQVRARYAEAARSVGGGCCGPAAQTLTLDGRFGAGLYDAQDADEVPAEALAASLGCGNPMLVAQLAPGERVLDLGSGGGIDVLLSARRVGPTGFAYGVDMTDEMLDLARANAARAGAENVEFRRGTIEDLPFADATVDVVISNCVVNLSPDKPAVLAEAFRVLVPGGRLGISDVVAEDRLTPAERAERGSYTGCIAGALSRGEYLAHLADAGFLDAEVELTHEVADGMHGAIVRARKPA, from the coding sequence ATGGACGACATCCGTGAGCAGGTCCGGGCCCGGTACGCCGAGGCCGCACGCAGCGTCGGGGGCGGGTGCTGCGGCCCCGCCGCGCAGACGCTCACGCTCGACGGCCGGTTCGGCGCCGGCCTGTACGACGCCCAGGACGCCGACGAGGTGCCGGCCGAGGCGCTCGCCGCGTCGCTCGGCTGCGGCAACCCGATGCTCGTCGCCCAGCTCGCCCCGGGGGAGCGCGTGCTCGACCTCGGCTCCGGCGGCGGCATCGACGTGCTGCTCTCGGCCCGCCGCGTCGGCCCCACCGGGTTCGCGTACGGCGTCGACATGACCGACGAGATGCTCGACCTCGCGCGGGCCAACGCCGCCCGTGCCGGGGCCGAGAACGTCGAGTTCCGCCGCGGCACCATCGAGGACCTGCCGTTCGCCGACGCCACCGTCGACGTCGTCATCTCCAACTGCGTCGTCAACCTCTCGCCCGACAAGCCCGCCGTGCTCGCCGAGGCGTTCCGGGTGCTCGTCCCCGGCGGCCGCCTGGGCATCTCCGACGTCGTCGCCGAGGACCGGCTCACGCCCGCCGAGCGCGCCGAGCGCGGGTCGTACACCGGCTGCATCGCCGGTGCGCTCTCGCGCGGGGAGTACCTGGCGCACCTGGCCGACGCGGGCTTCCTCGACGCCGAGGTCGAGCTGACCCACGAGGTCGCCGACGGCATGCACGGCGCGATCGTCCGCGCCCGCAAGCCCGCCTGA
- a CDS encoding ArsR/SmtB family transcription factor — protein MPRALLPLAASGCCTPVTGTPVTADEAEGLARTLKALADPARLRLLSLIAAHDGGEACVCDLTEPLGLSQPTVSHHLKVLTDAGFLTRDKRGAWAYYALVPSAVADVTDHVLAHLPTATAAGPADGHR, from the coding sequence ATGCCGCGCGCCCTCCTGCCCCTGGCCGCCTCCGGGTGCTGCACGCCCGTCACGGGCACCCCGGTCACGGCCGACGAGGCCGAGGGGCTCGCCCGCACCCTCAAGGCCCTCGCCGACCCCGCCCGGCTGCGGCTGCTCTCGCTCATCGCCGCGCACGACGGCGGCGAGGCGTGCGTCTGCGACCTCACCGAGCCGCTCGGCCTGAGCCAGCCGACCGTCTCCCACCACCTCAAGGTGCTCACCGACGCGGGCTTCCTCACCCGCGACAAGCGCGGCGCCTGGGCGTACTACGCGCTGGTCCCGTCGGCCGTCGCCGACGTCACCGACCACGTGCTGGCGCACCTGCCGACAGC